From the Kogia breviceps isolate mKogBre1 chromosome 3, mKogBre1 haplotype 1, whole genome shotgun sequence genome, one window contains:
- the PPP1R14D gene encoding protein phosphatase 1 regulatory subunit 14D isoform X3: MLSSSPASCTSPNLDKENPSKKVQWASGRRRTSSTDSKSQSDPSKASRSRKLSRLTVKYDWGQLQSWLEMEQWMDAQVQDLFQDQPTPEPEIDLEALMELSTEEQKTQLEAILQNCPRPTEPFISELLSQLKKLQRLSRPQK, translated from the exons ATGCTGTCTTCAAGCCCTGCTTCCTGCACATCTCCCAACCTGGACAAGGAGAATCCAAGTAAGAAGGTCCAGTGGGCTTCTGGCAGGAGGAGGACGTCATCCACAGACTCAAAGTCCCAGTCCGACCCCTCCAAAGCGTCCAGGTCCCGGAAACTCAGCCGGCTGACGGTGAAGTATGACTGGGGGCAGCTCCAGAGCTGGCTGGAGATGGAGCAGTGGATGGACGCCCAGGTTCAGGATCTCTTCCAG gatcaaccaaCTCCTGAGCCTGAGATCGACCTGGAGGCTCTCATGGaactatccacagaggaacagaaGACTCAGTTGGAG GCTATTCTCCAAAACTGCCCCCGCCCCACAGAG CCTTTTATCTCTGAGCTGCTCAGTCAACTCAAGAAACTTCAGAGACTCAGTCGGCCTCAGAAATAA
- the PPP1R14D gene encoding protein phosphatase 1 regulatory subunit 14D isoform X1: protein MGLQLLGAQVDLDQESGMLKALSPASCTSPNLDKENPSKKVQWASGRRRTSSTDSKSQSDPSKASRSRKLSRLTVKYDWGQLQSWLEMEQWMDAQVQDLFQVLSFLLGAARACDSSRINQLLSLRSTWRLSWNYPQRNRRLSWRLFSKTAPAPQSLLSLSCSVNSRNFRDSVGLRNKPCETTFISFSTARSALNPWILG, encoded by the exons ATGGGACTGCAGCTTCTGGGGGCCCAGGTGGATCTAGACCAGGAAAGTGGGATGCTGAAGGCTCTCAG CCCTGCTTCCTGCACATCTCCCAACCTGGACAAGGAGAATCCAAGTAAGAAGGTCCAGTGGGCTTCTGGCAGGAGGAGGACGTCATCCACAGACTCAAAGTCCCAGTCCGACCCCTCCAAAGCGTCCAGGTCCCGGAAACTCAGCCGGCTGACGGTGAAGTATGACTGGGGGCAGCTCCAGAGCTGGCTGGAGATGGAGCAGTGGATGGACGCCCAGGTTCAGGATCTCTTCCAG GTCCTGTCTTTTCTTTTGGGGGCAGCAAGGGCTTGTGATTCTTCCAG gatcaaccaaCTCCTGAGCCTGAGATCGACCTGGAGGCTCTCATGGaactatccacagaggaacagaaGACTCAGTTGGAG GCTATTCTCCAAAACTGCCCCCGCCCCACAGAG CCTTTTATCTCTGAGCTGCTCAGTCAACTCAAGAAACTTCAGAGACTCAGTCGGCCTCAGAAATAAGCCTTGTGAGACTACCTTCATCAGCTTCAGCACTGCCAGGTCTGCCCTGAACCCCTGGATCCTGGGCTGA
- the PPP1R14D gene encoding protein phosphatase 1 regulatory subunit 14D isoform X2 has translation MLSSSPASCTSPNLDKENPSKKVQWASGRRRTSSTDSKSQSDPSKASRSRKLSRLTVKYDWGQLQSWLEMEQWMDAQVQDLFQVLSFLLGAARACDSSRINQLLSLRSTWRLSWNYPQRNRRLSWRLFSKTAPAPQSLLSLSCSVNSRNFRDSVGLRNKPCETTFISFSTARSALNPWILG, from the exons ATGCTGTCTTCAAGCCCTGCTTCCTGCACATCTCCCAACCTGGACAAGGAGAATCCAAGTAAGAAGGTCCAGTGGGCTTCTGGCAGGAGGAGGACGTCATCCACAGACTCAAAGTCCCAGTCCGACCCCTCCAAAGCGTCCAGGTCCCGGAAACTCAGCCGGCTGACGGTGAAGTATGACTGGGGGCAGCTCCAGAGCTGGCTGGAGATGGAGCAGTGGATGGACGCCCAGGTTCAGGATCTCTTCCAG GTCCTGTCTTTTCTTTTGGGGGCAGCAAGGGCTTGTGATTCTTCCAG gatcaaccaaCTCCTGAGCCTGAGATCGACCTGGAGGCTCTCATGGaactatccacagaggaacagaaGACTCAGTTGGAG GCTATTCTCCAAAACTGCCCCCGCCCCACAGAG CCTTTTATCTCTGAGCTGCTCAGTCAACTCAAGAAACTTCAGAGACTCAGTCGGCCTCAGAAATAAGCCTTGTGAGACTACCTTCATCAGCTTCAGCACTGCCAGGTCTGCCCTGAACCCCTGGATCCTGGGCTGA